The Cohnella abietis genome has a segment encoding these proteins:
- the ychF gene encoding redox-regulated ATPase YchF: MALSCGIVGLPNVGKSTLFNAITQAGAEMANYPFCTIDPNVGVVEVPDERLQKLADIVNPNRIVPTAFEFVDIAGLVKGASRGEGLGNKFLANIREVDAIVHVVRCFQDENITHVSGKIDPINDIEVINLELILTDIDSIEKRMDRTRKGLKGGDKKVAEELEVLERVHAVLMSEKPARSVELTNEEKLLIRDLHLLTIKPVLYAANVSESEAANADGNPYVQQVREFASAEGSEVVFISAKVESEIAELEGEDKELFFEELGLTESGLDRLIRASYKLLGLYTYFTAGVQEVRAWTIRKGTKAPQAAAVIHTDFERGFIRAEVVSYGDLVSTGSMKAAKEKGLTRLEGKEYVVADGDVMHFLFNV, encoded by the coding sequence ATGGCACTGTCGTGCGGAATTGTCGGACTTCCCAATGTAGGTAAGTCGACCTTATTTAATGCAATTACTCAAGCGGGCGCAGAGATGGCTAACTATCCATTCTGCACGATAGACCCGAATGTTGGTGTCGTTGAAGTTCCAGACGAGCGTCTTCAGAAGCTCGCGGATATCGTAAACCCGAATCGCATTGTACCAACTGCTTTTGAGTTTGTGGATATCGCAGGCTTAGTTAAGGGCGCAAGCCGCGGAGAGGGCTTAGGAAATAAGTTCCTTGCCAACATTCGTGAGGTTGATGCAATTGTTCACGTTGTTCGTTGTTTCCAAGACGAGAATATTACGCATGTCTCCGGAAAGATCGATCCGATTAATGACATCGAGGTTATTAATCTTGAGCTTATCCTCACGGACATCGATTCGATTGAGAAACGTATGGATCGTACCCGCAAAGGCCTTAAAGGCGGGGATAAGAAGGTTGCTGAAGAATTAGAGGTTTTGGAGCGCGTGCATGCGGTTCTAATGTCAGAAAAGCCAGCTAGAAGCGTTGAGCTTACCAATGAAGAGAAGCTGCTCATCCGCGATCTTCATTTGCTAACGATTAAGCCTGTGCTTTATGCGGCCAACGTAAGTGAGAGCGAAGCGGCTAATGCTGACGGCAATCCGTATGTGCAGCAGGTACGTGAATTCGCTAGCGCTGAAGGCTCTGAGGTTGTGTTCATTAGTGCGAAGGTCGAGTCGGAGATTGCAGAGCTTGAGGGTGAGGACAAGGAGCTTTTCTTCGAAGAGCTGGGATTGACTGAATCCGGTCTTGATCGTCTTATTCGTGCATCTTACAAGTTGCTAGGTCTGTACACTTATTTTACAGCGGGTGTGCAGGAAGTTCGGGCTTGGACGATTCGTAAGGGAACGAAGGCACCGCAAGCAGCAGCAGTTATTCATACGGACTTCGAACGCGGCTTCATCCGTGCTGAGGTCGTATCCTATGGTGATCTAGTTAGTACGGGCTCCATGAAGGCTGCCAAAGAGAAGGGGCTTACCCGTCTTGAAGGTAAAGAGTATGTAGTAGCTGACGGAGATGTTATGCATTTCTTGTTCAACGTATAA
- a CDS encoding DUF6612 family protein — translation MIFTEKKLRIQTKYFAYLVILALACLTACASREPIASPTNGNGSSSPSSGGSPATEWLTKARAAASQMNKYGFELQLNQKIKEQTGESKVSIDMQGRAELNPLKLDQTIKSDIDGEASTLRALLVADAYYMYLPEYEEWSKLSKEVAAENVQTLSAFQIDPVKALQEVQELGAALTAEQDGQVVTIRYEGAGEEAAIFLKGILESTMGISTMDSGVQDSLAVQMLKVVVTMNADSHLPLTYRIESDMTIELEPGHKTVVNQALAGSYTKHNVSAAVTVPKEALDALDPDQIDKQLNLEDLGEDNN, via the coding sequence ATGATATTTACAGAAAAGAAACTCCGGATTCAAACAAAATATTTCGCTTACTTGGTTATTTTAGCACTGGCCTGCCTTACGGCTTGCGCCAGTCGTGAGCCAATAGCTTCTCCAACCAATGGCAATGGCAGTTCATCTCCTTCCTCAGGGGGAAGTCCTGCAACGGAATGGCTAACAAAAGCAAGAGCAGCAGCAAGCCAAATGAATAAATATGGATTTGAATTGCAGCTAAATCAGAAAATAAAGGAACAAACGGGTGAATCAAAAGTCAGTATAGACATGCAGGGGCGTGCAGAACTTAATCCGCTAAAGCTGGATCAGACGATTAAGAGCGATATAGATGGTGAAGCTTCAACTTTGCGAGCATTACTGGTAGCCGATGCTTATTACATGTATCTTCCGGAATATGAGGAATGGAGCAAGCTCTCTAAGGAGGTTGCTGCGGAAAATGTGCAAACCTTGTCTGCGTTTCAAATAGATCCTGTAAAGGCTCTTCAGGAAGTTCAGGAGCTTGGTGCCGCATTAACAGCTGAGCAAGACGGACAAGTCGTTACTATCCGATATGAAGGTGCTGGAGAAGAGGCAGCCATTTTTCTTAAAGGAATACTTGAAAGTACGATGGGGATATCTACTATGGATTCGGGAGTTCAAGACAGTCTTGCTGTGCAGATGCTTAAAGTGGTTGTAACTATGAATGCAGATAGCCACTTGCCACTCACATACCGCATTGAATCCGATATGACGATCGAACTGGAGCCTGGCCACAAAACCGTTGTAAATCAGGCGTTAGCAGGCTCCTACACCAAACATAATGTATCTGCTGCGGTAACCGTGCCTAAAGAAGCGTTGGATGCATTGGATCCCGATCAAATTGATAAGCAACTGAATTTAGAGGATCTTGGAGAAGACAATAACTAG
- a CDS encoding YhgE/Pip domain-containing protein: MRGFKQFIREILGIGRNPKVLIPVVAVLMVPVLYSAMFLGAFWNPYDKLADLPVAVVNSDQGTVYEGKTMHIGQDFTDKLKESRDFKYSFVSKSEALEGLKDNSYYMAIEIPEDFSAKTTTLTSEQPTPAQIVFLPNESFNFLAAQIGNSAIEKMKNGLSKEVTKAYTNTVFNQIQTLADGLTQASDGASEIAAGTDSAKKGAALLEENLNKLATGSLTVQGGIAELASGGSKLEIGASKLQQGVSSLADGLSQLNANSGKLQQGVAQADDGATKLAKGLTQLATGAGKLETGAQGLAHALEQYAKEHPELAEDVHFQQLIASSQQVAAGVSASKLGQDQLFSGAKQLNEGTTQLADGFKKFGDNLEAASMGGSKLVTGAVELHSGTTKLNQGLGKLSNGFNVFVDGSSKLDQGAQQMSEGLIKLTDGTGELSSKLHEAAQKTSSINGGDKVVDMFADPVDLDVVKTTEVPNYGTGFAPYFISLGLFVGALLLTIVFTVKEPVVKPTSGLSWFIGKWLTMVVIGTVQALIADLVLLYGLGLEVQSIPLFLLSTIITSIAFMALIQFLVTVLQQPGRFVAIVLLIFQLTSSAGTFPLELIPNWLQNASHWLPMTYSVAGIKAVISSGDYAFMWSNMWILLGFAALFAAMTLVYFVVAYRKMNTETKYTKDDVITA; encoded by the coding sequence ATGAGAGGTTTTAAGCAATTTATTAGAGAAATATTAGGGATTGGGCGCAATCCTAAAGTACTCATTCCTGTGGTAGCGGTTCTGATGGTCCCAGTGTTATACAGTGCCATGTTCTTAGGGGCTTTCTGGAACCCTTATGACAAGCTGGCTGATTTACCGGTTGCGGTAGTTAATTCAGATCAAGGTACGGTGTATGAAGGTAAAACGATGCATATTGGGCAGGATTTCACAGATAAGCTGAAGGAAAGCCGTGATTTTAAGTACAGCTTTGTTAGTAAATCAGAAGCACTTGAGGGCTTAAAAGACAATTCATACTATATGGCAATCGAAATACCGGAGGATTTCTCTGCTAAGACGACAACTTTAACCTCTGAGCAGCCTACTCCGGCACAAATCGTATTTTTGCCTAATGAGAGCTTTAACTTCTTGGCCGCACAAATTGGCAATTCGGCTATCGAGAAGATGAAAAACGGGCTGAGTAAAGAAGTGACTAAGGCATATACGAACACCGTCTTTAATCAAATTCAAACTTTAGCTGATGGTTTAACTCAAGCAAGCGATGGTGCAAGTGAAATAGCCGCAGGAACGGACAGTGCTAAGAAAGGTGCTGCGTTACTTGAAGAGAATCTTAATAAATTAGCAACAGGATCTCTTACTGTACAAGGTGGAATAGCAGAGCTTGCTAGTGGGGGGAGCAAATTAGAGATTGGGGCGTCTAAGCTTCAGCAGGGCGTTAGCTCGTTGGCTGATGGTTTGTCACAGCTTAATGCTAACAGTGGCAAGCTCCAGCAGGGTGTGGCACAAGCTGATGATGGCGCTACTAAGCTTGCCAAAGGTCTTACGCAGCTAGCAACAGGAGCAGGCAAGCTGGAGACAGGAGCTCAAGGTCTTGCTCATGCTTTAGAGCAATATGCCAAGGAGCACCCGGAGCTTGCTGAAGATGTTCACTTCCAGCAACTGATTGCGTCCAGTCAACAGGTCGCGGCTGGAGTAAGTGCTTCTAAGTTGGGTCAAGATCAGCTTTTTTCAGGAGCCAAGCAGTTAAACGAGGGTACGACTCAGCTGGCGGATGGATTCAAGAAATTCGGAGATAATTTAGAAGCTGCTAGTATGGGGGGCTCAAAGCTCGTTACAGGCGCAGTGGAGCTTCATAGTGGTACAACGAAGTTGAATCAAGGCTTAGGAAAATTATCTAATGGCTTTAATGTGTTTGTGGATGGATCTAGCAAGCTAGATCAAGGTGCTCAACAAATGAGTGAAGGTCTTATCAAGCTCACGGATGGAACGGGTGAATTATCGAGCAAGCTGCATGAAGCGGCTCAGAAAACGTCTAGTATAAACGGTGGCGACAAGGTAGTTGATATGTTTGCGGATCCAGTAGATCTTGATGTGGTCAAGACGACAGAGGTTCCTAATTATGGAACAGGGTTTGCTCCTTATTTTATCTCGTTGGGTTTGTTTGTTGGAGCTCTTCTTCTGACAATCGTATTTACGGTGAAGGAGCCCGTGGTTAAGCCAACAAGCGGCTTGAGCTGGTTTATCGGAAAGTGGCTGACGATGGTTGTTATCGGTACTGTACAGGCACTTATTGCCGATCTAGTCTTGCTGTATGGACTTGGTTTAGAAGTGCAAAGCATACCGTTATTCCTTCTATCCACCATCATTACGAGCATTGCTTTTATGGCTCTTATTCAGTTCTTGGTAACAGTATTGCAGCAACCAGGAAGATTTGTAGCTATCGTCCTTCTTATCTTCCAACTCACTAGCTCTGCAGGTACGTTCCCTCTAGAACTCATTCCGAATTGGTTGCAGAATGCTAGCCATTGGCTGCCGATGACTTACTCTGTTGCCGGAATTAAAGCTGTAATATCTAGTGGGGATTATGCCTTCATGTGGAGTAATATGTGGATACTACTTGGTTTCGCTGCTCTCTTTGCAGCTATGACTCTCGTTTACTTTGTAGTGGCGTATCGTAAAATGAACACTGAAACAAAATATACTAAGGATGATGTTATTACTGCATAA
- a CDS encoding TetR/AcrR family transcriptional regulator, whose protein sequence is MFVDRRKLIVEAASQSFSLFGYKATTMDQVAKLANVGKGTIYTFFSNKEELFDEIMMHLILEMKQVADEEYDADRTFFDNWGRILYKMLDFRDKHQLAIKMAHEVRDIGTPKAVEGINRLEGAIISYIQIKIQAAIDKKELKSCDAEITAFVMFKLYVALASEWQKSHAPLDKERITELFQLYLMNGLAVE, encoded by the coding sequence ATGTTTGTTGATCGGAGAAAGCTTATCGTTGAAGCAGCCTCGCAATCATTCTCTTTATTCGGATATAAAGCAACAACAATGGATCAAGTGGCTAAGCTTGCTAATGTGGGCAAAGGTACAATTTATACCTTTTTCTCGAATAAAGAAGAGCTCTTCGATGAAATTATGATGCATCTTATTCTAGAGATGAAGCAGGTAGCGGATGAGGAATACGATGCGGATCGAACTTTTTTCGATAATTGGGGCCGTATTTTATATAAAATGCTCGATTTTCGTGATAAGCATCAGCTTGCCATTAAGATGGCGCATGAAGTAAGGGATATAGGAACGCCTAAGGCTGTTGAAGGAATTAATAGGCTGGAAGGGGCGATAATCTCCTATATTCAGATTAAAATTCAGGCGGCAATTGATAAGAAAGAGCTCAAGTCCTGTGATGCTGAGATAACGGCGTTCGTCATGTTTAAGCTGTATGTGGCTTTAGCGTCCGAATGGCAGAAATCGCATGCCCCGCTGGATAAGGAAAGAATTACAGAGCTGTTCCAGCTATACTTAATGAATGGATTGGCTGTAGAGTAG
- the trxA gene encoding thioredoxin — MAVVVTKDNFTENVAQGVSLLDFWAPWCGPCKMQLPIVEELSTELEGTATIAKVNVDEEPELASQFGVMSIPTLILFKDGQPVDKLVGLQSKDSLKAKIQSHL, encoded by the coding sequence ATGGCAGTTGTAGTTACGAAAGACAATTTCACTGAGAATGTAGCGCAAGGGGTTTCCTTGCTTGATTTCTGGGCGCCTTGGTGCGGACCTTGTAAAATGCAGCTTCCAATCGTTGAAGAGCTATCCACTGAGTTGGAAGGCACAGCAACAATTGCGAAAGTAAACGTTGATGAAGAGCCTGAGCTAGCTAGCCAATTCGGAGTTATGAGCATTCCGACGCTGATTTTGTTCAAAGACGGTCAGCCGGTTGATAAGCTTGTGGGTCTGCAATCCAAAGATTCGCTTAAAGCAAAAATTCAAAGCCACCTGTAA
- a CDS encoding RrF2 family transcriptional regulator, which yields MNSEFIIAVHSLVLLAHRPDGMASSEEIASNVCTNPVRVRKVMSCLRKNGFVDTREGSGGGYRLSKEPGEVTLADVYRALAAGSLAPSWCSGDPESDCLVGSNMGDVMNAVFCGADQQLEVYFESITIGQMLSRLTAKARA from the coding sequence ATGAACAGTGAATTCATCATAGCTGTCCACAGCCTTGTTCTCCTGGCGCATCGTCCCGACGGAATGGCGTCGAGCGAAGAAATCGCATCCAATGTGTGCACGAATCCGGTACGTGTCCGTAAGGTGATGAGCTGCTTGCGGAAAAATGGTTTCGTGGATACGCGAGAAGGATCAGGTGGCGGTTACCGATTGTCTAAGGAACCGGGCGAAGTTACTCTAGCTGATGTTTATCGTGCTCTTGCTGCGGGCTCCCTTGCCCCAAGCTGGTGCAGTGGTGACCCTGAGTCGGACTGTCTAGTTGGATCCAATATGGGGGATGTCATGAACGCGGTATTCTGTGGAGCGGATCAGCAGCTCGAGGTGTATTTCGAGTCGATTACGATAGGGCAGATGCTATCTCGGTTAACTGCTAAGGCAAGAGCTTAA
- a CDS encoding aldo/keto reductase: MAALTIGSTVELLNGIEMPRLGLGVWRAEDGQETEKAVLTALETGYRSIDTASMYNNEQGVGLAVRNSGIPRDEIFVTTKVWNSEQGYTSTIKALESSLDRLQMDYVDLYLVHWPVVGKYKETYRALEELYEKGLVRAIGVSNFNISHLEDLMGSCRVKPMVNQVEFHPLHTQKKLFAFCRKEGIQLEAWRPLMQGRLELPLLTELANKYGKTAAQIVLRWHLQLGVVVIPKSVQENRIHENAAIFDFELEPEDMNRIDALNQNQRFGADPDNFDF, translated from the coding sequence ATGGCGGCGTTAACGATAGGCTCGACAGTCGAGCTATTGAACGGGATAGAGATGCCTCGGCTTGGTCTTGGCGTATGGCGGGCAGAGGATGGTCAAGAAACGGAGAAAGCCGTTTTGACTGCTTTGGAAACGGGCTACCGTAGCATTGATACGGCATCTATGTACAACAATGAACAAGGTGTTGGACTGGCTGTTCGAAATTCGGGAATTCCGCGTGATGAGATTTTTGTGACGACCAAGGTTTGGAACAGTGAGCAAGGCTATACTAGCACGATTAAGGCTTTGGAGAGCAGTCTTGATCGTCTGCAAATGGATTATGTGGACTTGTATTTGGTTCATTGGCCTGTTGTGGGTAAGTACAAGGAAACCTATCGCGCCCTTGAGGAGCTATACGAGAAGGGGCTTGTTCGTGCAATTGGGGTAAGTAACTTCAATATTTCCCATCTTGAGGATTTGATGGGGAGCTGTCGGGTTAAGCCGATGGTCAATCAGGTGGAGTTCCATCCTCTGCATACGCAAAAGAAGCTATTCGCTTTCTGTCGTAAGGAGGGTATTCAGCTTGAAGCTTGGCGTCCACTCATGCAGGGGAGGCTTGAGCTGCCGCTTCTGACAGAGCTTGCAAATAAGTATGGTAAAACTGCGGCTCAAATTGTTCTTAGATGGCACTTACAGCTTGGGGTGGTTGTAATACCGAAATCGGTGCAGGAGAATCGGATTCATGAGAATGCTGCTATTTTTGATTTTGAGCTGGAGCCGGAGGATATGAATCGGATTGATGCATTGAATCAGAATCAACGATTTGGTGCTGATCCTGACAATTTCGATTTCTGA
- a CDS encoding DsbA family oxidoreductase, with amino-acid sequence MKIDVYSDMVCPWCRIGKKNMSDAIEAWNETTGQTVEVSYHAYQLDPTLPPEGLLFNSVMEKKMGGADRFRPMLQRVTEAGAAVDLTFNFDKVERMPNTVLAHRITALLPEEDEVYWIDAVMKAYFEDGRDIAKLDTLMEIASELGIDADEARRHLEAGEGLDAIKQDQASAQALGISGVPFFIINNKYALSGAYPSAQFLEAFKKISQENAN; translated from the coding sequence ATGAAAATTGATGTTTATTCTGATATGGTATGTCCTTGGTGTCGTATTGGTAAAAAGAATATGAGTGACGCCATAGAGGCATGGAACGAAACGACAGGACAAACAGTCGAGGTCAGTTATCACGCTTACCAGTTGGATCCCACTCTCCCGCCAGAAGGCTTACTCTTTAACAGTGTAATGGAGAAGAAAATGGGCGGGGCTGATCGGTTTAGACCGATGCTGCAAAGAGTAACTGAAGCTGGAGCTGCCGTTGATCTCACCTTCAACTTTGACAAAGTGGAACGTATGCCTAATACCGTGCTGGCTCATCGTATAACAGCATTATTGCCAGAAGAGGACGAGGTTTACTGGATTGATGCGGTTATGAAGGCCTATTTCGAGGATGGCCGCGATATCGCTAAGCTGGACACCCTTATGGAGATCGCCTCGGAGCTTGGTATAGATGCTGACGAAGCTAGGCGTCATCTCGAAGCTGGGGAAGGTCTTGATGCCATCAAGCAGGATCAAGCGTCCGCTCAAGCATTAGGCATTTCCGGAGTACCTTTCTTCATTATCAACAACAAATACGCATTGTCAGGCGCATATCCGTCTGCTCAGTTCCTGGAAGCGTTCAAGAAAATCTCTCAGGAAAACGCGAATTAA
- a CDS encoding LysR family transcriptional regulator produces the protein MDQSLLVFLEVVETRNFSRASERLHMTQPAVSQHIRALEEKLKVRLLERNNKSVTLTKAGEIVLHHAREIGGLYRRMEEMVEELMHYTGGPLSIGASYTFGEYVLPSTLARLSMDFPDIRPSVTIGNTADIADQVRNRLLDVGVVEGEEIGTGLSLEKLAEDEMYVAAGAEHPLANQSTITRQQLEAQTWLVREQGSGTRAAADKMFDTLSVKPSRLMEMGSTQSIKETVEAGLGVTLQSRWALRKEVEIGSLKVLDIEGLPFRRSFHILLRHGDLRTRTMDVFLQTLRTTTEKILTFNSRFPERFS, from the coding sequence GTGGATCAATCCTTGCTCGTTTTTCTAGAGGTAGTTGAAACGCGGAATTTCTCTCGTGCGTCGGAGCGGCTGCATATGACACAGCCTGCAGTCAGCCAGCATATTCGTGCGTTAGAAGAAAAGCTTAAAGTAAGGCTGCTAGAGCGTAATAATAAGTCCGTCACCCTGACTAAGGCGGGGGAAATCGTGCTTCATCATGCGAGGGAGATTGGCGGCTTATATCGTAGGATGGAGGAAATGGTAGAGGAGCTAATGCATTATACTGGAGGGCCACTGTCCATTGGAGCTAGCTACACATTCGGAGAGTACGTTCTTCCCTCGACATTGGCTCGCTTGAGTATGGATTTTCCTGATATCCGGCCCTCTGTAACGATTGGGAACACAGCTGATATTGCAGATCAGGTTCGCAACCGATTGCTGGATGTAGGTGTAGTCGAAGGAGAAGAGATCGGAACGGGACTAAGCTTGGAAAAGCTAGCGGAGGACGAGATGTACGTGGCAGCGGGTGCCGAGCATCCTTTGGCTAATCAATCTACTATTACGCGCCAGCAGCTTGAAGCTCAAACTTGGCTAGTTAGGGAGCAGGGGTCTGGAACGAGGGCGGCGGCAGATAAAATGTTCGATACACTCTCTGTAAAGCCTTCGCGCCTTATGGAGATGGGGAGCACACAATCGATCAAAGAAACAGTAGAAGCCGGGCTCGGCGTTACTTTGCAATCACGCTGGGCGCTTCGCAAAGAAGTCGAGATCGGCTCCTTAAAGGTGTTAGATATAGAAGGGCTTCCATTCAGGCGCAGCTTTCATATTCTTTTGCGTCATGGAGATTTAAGAACTCGAACAATGGATGTGTTTTTGCAAACTCTCAGAACAACTACAGAGAAGATTCTAACTTTTAATTCGCGTTTTCCTGAGAGATTTTCTTGA
- a CDS encoding YeiH family protein: protein MLKLPKAINATEVSDIMHAKITPTMIRPPFPFLSAKVNGILFTLLLALIGWGLSLLPGLARLGPLALTLLLAAAYRHRFGYPLALSSGFHYSSSTLLRFAIVLFGLKLNINDLVHQGLPLLLRSCGTVAFSLIVVLALGRLLGADSKLTLLLAVGTAICGAAAIAAVSPLLKSKDEDTAISVGLIALIGTLFAAAYTLIQPWLPIDEATYGIWSGLTLHEIAHVAMAAAPAGQDALSDGLIAKLCRVILLVPVCLGILSMQKLRTQSKPKPAHPKTNDTGNAATFPFPWFLLGLVAMSLLGSYALPAILPDPTTLLNGVSIVTTLLLGMAMAGLGLNVSLRDFRNRSLRPLAAMFITSVLLTVLTYISL, encoded by the coding sequence ATGTTAAAGCTACCAAAAGCGATCAATGCAACGGAGGTATCAGACATCATGCACGCCAAAATAACTCCCACAATGATAAGACCACCATTTCCTTTCCTATCCGCAAAAGTAAACGGCATTCTTTTCACTTTACTACTCGCGCTTATTGGCTGGGGATTATCCTTGCTTCCTGGTCTAGCAAGGCTGGGCCCACTCGCGCTTACATTGCTGCTCGCCGCAGCTTATAGGCACCGATTCGGTTATCCTCTTGCACTGAGTAGCGGTTTCCATTACTCCTCTAGCACACTTCTCCGTTTCGCGATCGTTCTTTTCGGGCTTAAGCTCAATATTAACGATCTCGTGCATCAAGGACTTCCACTTCTCCTAAGAAGCTGCGGAACAGTGGCCTTTTCTCTTATCGTTGTACTTGCGCTTGGACGCCTACTAGGAGCAGATAGCAAACTAACGTTACTACTCGCTGTAGGGACGGCGATTTGCGGTGCTGCAGCCATTGCCGCTGTATCGCCTTTACTCAAATCAAAAGATGAGGATACCGCTATCAGCGTTGGGCTAATCGCCCTTATTGGAACGTTGTTCGCTGCAGCATATACCCTTATCCAGCCTTGGCTGCCTATTGATGAAGCGACATACGGTATCTGGTCAGGACTTACCTTACACGAAATTGCCCATGTCGCAATGGCCGCAGCCCCTGCGGGACAGGACGCTCTCTCTGATGGGCTGATCGCCAAGCTATGCAGGGTTATCTTACTTGTCCCAGTCTGCCTAGGCATATTAAGCATGCAGAAGCTTCGGACTCAATCTAAACCTAAACCAGCGCATCCAAAAACGAATGACACAGGGAACGCAGCGACATTCCCCTTTCCTTGGTTCCTACTTGGCCTTGTGGCTATGAGCCTACTTGGAAGCTATGCCCTTCCAGCTATCTTGCCAGATCCGACCACCTTATTAAATGGGGTATCCATTGTAACCACACTACTGTTAGGCATGGCTATGGCTGGGCTCGGACTAAATGTAAGCCTACGAGATTTCCGCAATCGCTCATTGCGACCGTTGGCGGCCATGTTTATCACGTCTGTACTGCTAACAGTGCTGACGTATATTTCTTTATGA